The Cylindrospermopsis curvispora GIHE-G1 genome contains a region encoding:
- a CDS encoding conjugal transfer protein TrbI, whose product MSGLITWKATAATLMTIAINTGAVIPWIYPNPAQAQFNFNQPRTITIPANVTLPVTYEKEKIILQPGERIPLTLRIANDIMDSNRNILIPANSEVTGELTPVNLGGNNRRGVRFVATELVFPNGKTQPISANSRTITKTETITKGSNTGQILTDAAIGAGAATLIALVTGNKKVEVLEPIGGAAAGALASVLLRKNRADVFVLRPEQDLAITLTSNLVLSR is encoded by the coding sequence ATGAGTGGTCTAATAACTTGGAAAGCAACTGCAGCTACACTAATGACCATAGCCATTAACACAGGGGCTGTTATTCCCTGGATCTACCCTAATCCTGCTCAAGCACAATTTAACTTTAACCAACCGCGCACGATTACCATTCCAGCTAATGTGACCCTACCTGTAACCTATGAAAAAGAAAAAATAATTCTCCAACCGGGGGAAAGAATACCCCTGACCCTGAGAATAGCTAATGATATTATGGATAGTAATAGAAATATCTTAATCCCTGCTAATAGCGAGGTAACAGGAGAATTGACACCGGTTAATTTAGGTGGCAATAATAGAAGGGGGGTAAGATTCGTCGCTACAGAATTGGTGTTTCCTAATGGTAAAACCCAACCAATTAGTGCCAACTCCAGAACCATCACTAAAACTGAAACCATCACTAAGGGAAGTAACACCGGTCAAATTTTAACCGATGCTGCTATTGGTGCTGGTGCAGCAACCTTGATCGCTCTGGTCACTGGTAATAAAAAGGTGGAGGTTTTAGAACCCATTGGTGGTGCAGCAGCGGGCGCTTTAGCCAGTGTGTTACTGAGAAAAAACAGGGCTGATGTGTTTGTTCTACGCCCAGAACAGGATTTGGCTATTACATTAACTAGCAATCTGGTGCTATCCCGCTAA